From one Melospiza melodia melodia isolate bMelMel2 chromosome 6, bMelMel2.pri, whole genome shotgun sequence genomic stretch:
- the TMEM9B gene encoding transmembrane protein 9B, which produces MAARGARLCSLLLLAALAGLGAEAKNSEDVRCKCICPPYKDHSGHIYNKNVSQKDCDCLHVVEPMPVPGPDVEAYCLRCECKYEERSSVTIKVTIIIYLSILGLLLLYMVYLTLVEPILKRRLFGHSQLIQSDEDIGDQQPFANAHDVLARSRSRANVLNKVEYAQQRWKLQVQEQRKSVFDRHVVLS; this is translated from the exons ATGGCGGCCCGCGGGGCGCGCCTCtgctcgctgctgctgctggccgcaCTGGCGGGGCTGGGCGCCGAGGCCAAG AACTCTGAGGATGTCCGGTGTAAATGCATCTGCCCTCCTTACAAGGACCACTCAGGCCATATTTACAACAAAAATGTTTCACAGAAAGACTG TGACTGTCTCCATGTGGTGGAGCCCATGCCTGTCCCTGGACCTGATGTAGAAGCTTATTGTTTACGTTGTGAGTGCAAATATGAGGAGAGAAGCTCAGTCACGATTAAG GTGACAATCATCATATACCTGTCCATTTTGGGCCTGCTTCTTCTGTACATGGTGTACCTTACCCTGGTGGAGCCCATCCTGAAGAGGCGCCTCTTTGGACACTCACAGCTCATACAAAGTGATGAAGACATTGGG GACCAGCAGCCCTTCGCCAACGCGCACGACGTGCTGGCGCGCTCGCGCAGCCGCGCCAACGTGCTCAACAAGGTGGAGTACgcgcagcagcgctggaagctgcaggtgcaggagcAGCGCAAGTCCGTCTTCGACCGGCACGTGGTGCTCAGCTaa